From the genome of Vicia villosa cultivar HV-30 ecotype Madison, WI linkage group LG2, Vvil1.0, whole genome shotgun sequence, one region includes:
- the LOC131651677 gene encoding uncharacterized protein LOC131651677, with the protein MDSLPSVSPSMVLPPTNPFRRHIRRLSFLSTHLPPRLFSTPHGRTRRNNKLSCKVGGGGDDGGNEEVEKALHMDGKIPGSSDEFLKRVSSRAYDMRRNLHQSIDSSSYDVLDDNPWRETSKPVYVLTQKENQLCTMKTRRNISEVERELGLLFSKGSKWRAAIENQSKQERGGTKFPMQVEDIREGVLVFEDENEAAKYCDLLQGGCEGVAEIDASSIFDLCKKMRALAVLFRRGRTPPVPENLKLNLRARKRSLEDQDDLI; encoded by the exons ATGGATTCTCTTCCTTCGGTATCTCCCTCCATGGTTCTACCTCCAACTAATCCCTTCCGTCGCCATATCCGCCGCCTTTCTTTCCTATCTACCCATCTTCCTCCGAGACTCTTCTCTACACCTCACGGCCGAACGAGGAGAAACAACAAGTTGTCGTGCAAAGTTGGCGGCGGAGGAGACGACGGTGGAAACGAGGAGGTAGAGAAGGCGCTTCATATGGACGGGAAAATTCCTGGAAGCTCCGACGAGTTCCTGAAACGCGTTTCCTCCCGCGCTTATGATATGCGCAGGAACCTCCATCAGTCTATTGATTCTAGCAGCTATGACG TTTTAGACGACAACCCTTGGAGAGAAACTTCAAAGCCTGTGTATGTACTCACGCAAAAAGAAAACCAATTGTGCACGATGAAAACCCGGAGAAATATTAG CGAAGTTGAAAGAGAGCTTGGCTTATTGTTTTCTAAAGGAAGCAAATGGAGAGCCGCTATAGAAAATCAGTCAAAACAAGAAAGGGGTGGGACAAAATTTCCAATGCAAGTAGAAGATATTAGAGAGGGAGTGCTG GTATTTGAAGATGAAAATGAGGCTGCAAAGTATTGTGACTTGCTGCAAGGAGGCTGCGAGGGTGTTGCTGAGATAGACGCCTCATCG ATATTTGATCTTTGCAAGAAAATGAGGGCTCTTGCAGTTCTATTCCGCAGAGGGAGGACTCCTCCTGTTCCCGAAAACCTCAAGCTCAATCTGCGAGCTCGAAAACGGTCACTTGAAGACCAAGATGATTTGATATGA
- the LOC131649643 gene encoding uncharacterized protein LOC131649643, whose protein sequence is MGYGDINKKAPMSVWWSDLLAIDRKLPNNFLGENLFFRIGNGFTTSFWHSAWLKEGPIKLLFPSLFSLSRLQDVSIAGMGGWSNGVWNWNDFGLANMPAEAAGTTTLMLDFLHHSDGPIDGSTGDSPGWRLTDQKCFTVSSCYEDISKRKIAFGPPNRYDCVLELLRICDVPLKCRAFGWRCFRDRIPTKDSLVRKGISFSPTDLSCSFCGISSESSRLSFLLCGMADEVWKYIASWIGLEDYKAEYFKESFWIWHSFCYKKKVKRGKLGSVWLATLWTLWLHRNKIIFKNFSSNSRDVGWDIKALVWRWAFIGNITHANFNFYEFEKNPLFFLS, encoded by the coding sequence ATGGGGTATGGGGATATTAATAAGAAAGCTCCCATGTCGGTTTGGTGGTCGGATTTATTAGCAATAGATAGAAAGCTTCCGAATAATTTTTTGGGCGAAAATTTGTTCTTTCGTATTGGGAATGGCTTTACTACTTCCTTTTGGCATTCCGCTTGGTTGAAAGAAGGCCCTATTAAATTGTTGTTCCCTTCTTTGTTTTCTCTTTCCCGTTTGCAGGATGTTTCTATAGCAGGTATGGGCGGATGGAGCAATGGAGTATGGAATTGGAACGATTTCGGGCTTGCGAATATGCCCGCGGAAGCTGCTGGTACAACAACGCTCATGCTCGATTTTCTTCACCATTCAGATGGTCCGATTGATGGCAGCACCGGTGACAGCCCGGGGTGGAGATTGACGGACCAAAAGTGCTTTACGGTGTCTTCTTGTTACGAGGACATTAGTAAAAGGAAGATAGCTTTTGGACCCCCTAACCGGTATGATTGTGTTTTGGAGTTATTACGGATATGTGATGTTCCGTTAAAGTGTAGAGCTTTCGGTTGGCGGTGTTTTCGTGATAGGATCCCGACTAAAGACTCGCTCGTCCGTAAAGGTATTTCCTTTTCTCCCACGGATTTGTCTTGCTCTTTTTGTGGTATTAGTAGTGAATCTTCTCGCCTTTCCTTTCTTCTTTGTGGTATGGCGGATGAGGTGTGGAAGTATATCGCTTCGTGGATTGGTTTGGAGGATTATAAGGCGGAGTATTTTAAAGAGAGTTTCTGGATTTGGCACTCCTTTTGTTATAAGAAGAAAGTTAAAAGAGGTAAGCTCGGTAGTGTTTGGTTGGCTACTTTATGGACTTTGTGGTTGCATAGGAACAAGATTATTTTCAAGAATTTTAGTTCGAATTCTAGGGATGTTGGTTGGGATATCAAAGCTTTAGTATGGAGGTGGGCTTTTATTGGGAATATTACTCATGCCAATTttaacttttatgagtttgaaAAAAACCCTTTGTTTTTCTTAAGTTAG
- the LOC131651678 gene encoding transmembrane emp24 domain-containing protein p24delta7-like, which yields MNMFVSNTKHSFSLFLLLISIALFSSSVQSMRFDLPSTKGNNVRCFSEEIKKNSMVVGNYSIVNPNEALPLPSNHTITVQVSTHGGMAKYHLAERIQAGKFAFMAYQTGDYIICFVDTTKDPQVTLSIDFEFRVGMEAVDRFNIAKKSHVDRMAQEVQIMYEMALSIKEEMTYLLERNTEMLDLNYITDNRMFLLIFVSFFVCFSVAGLQLWHLKTFFQKNKLL from the exons ATGAACATGTTTGTATCAAACACAAAACattcattttcactttttcttcttcttatatcTATTGcactcttttcatcttcagttCAATCCATGAGATTTGATTTACCATCAACTAAAGGAAATAACGTAAGATGTTTCTCTGAAGAAATAAAGAAGAATTCAATGGTAGTTGGAAACTACTCCATTGTGAATCCCAATGAGGCTCTTCCTTTGCCCTCTAACCATACTATCACTGTTCAGGTTTCTACACATGGAGGTATGGCTAAGTATCATCTTGCAGAGAGGATTCAAGCAGGGAAGTTTGCATTCATGGCCTATCAAACTGGTGACTATATAATATGTTTTGTGGATACAACTAAAGATCCTCAAGTTACACTCTCTATTGATTTTGAGTTTAGGGTTGGAATGGAAGCCGTAGATCGGTTCAATATTGCAAAGAAAAGTCACGTTGAT AGAATGGCACAAGAAGTACAAATTATGTATGAAATGGCCTTGTCCATTAAGGAGGAGATGACTTATCTTCTTGAACG aAATACAGAAATGTTGGATCTCAACTATATAACCGATAATAGGATGTTTTTGTTGATATTTGTGTCATTTTTTGTGTGCTTCTCAGTAGCAGGGTTACAACTGTGGCATTTGAAgactttttttcagaaaaataaactCTTGTAA